AAGTACGATTTCTCGGATCGCCAATTAGCAAATAAATGCCGGTTTGCCGAAACCGTTCCGCCAATGGCAGCAGATTCGAGGAAAACCCAGACGGACGCAAAATTGTGTAATTTAAGCCACTCGCCTGCAAATATTTTTCCACTTCCCGCTTTGCCTTAAACACCGGCGCATCTTCATATCCGCGATCAACCCCCAACACCGAAGTGAAGACAAAATGCTCAACTCCTGCCTCCTTGGCAGAGTCAATCAAGTCAATATTCGCCCGGTATTCTATCGCCTGAGCACTGCCGCTACTTTCATTCGCGCCGTGAGCGGTGATCACGTATTGTACGCCCTGGCACGCCTTCTGAATATCCCGTTCTCGCTGCAAATCTCCAATGAAAATATCTGCGCCGCGCTGTTCTAGTTCCCCGTAGCGAGATGTGAGACGCACAAACGCTCTCACTTGCTTCTGCTGCTCACGCAACACTCGCACAATTCGCCGGCCTAATCCGCCGGTTGCTCCCGTGACTAAAAACATAGCGTTAATTCCTGCTTTAATTTAAGATTTTGAACAGCAGCCTGTGGCAAATCTACACAGAGCATCATCCAATTGATCTGTGTGTAATTGCGTCTATCTGCGGTTCTAAATTATCCATTTAAAACTTAAATTTCAACAATCACCGGCGTATGGTCACTGGGTTTAACTAACTTTCTAGGAGATGTGTCAATCGTACAGCTCACTGACTGCTCATAGAGAGCCGGCGTCAAATAAAGATGATCGATCCGCCAACCTCTATTACGAGCAAACCCACCGCCACGATAATCCCACCAGCTAAAGTGGCCGGCTTCTTCCGTAAACTTACGAAAGGCATCCCCTAAGCCCAATTCTAAAACAGCCCGTAATGCTTGGCGCTCCAAATCAGAAGCCATAATTTGATTCTTAAAAGCTTTGGGGTTGTGAATATCTCGATCCTCTAAAGCAATATTAAAATCTCCACAAATACACAACTGATTGTTGCTGTCAATTGCTCTTTTTAAATATTCCCGCAGCAGCTTTAGCCAGCCGAGCTTGTAGAGATATTTATCACTGCCAACTTCAGAACCATTGGGGACATAAACATTAACAATGCGGACACCATTAAGAGTGCCGGCAATCAAGCGCTTTTGCTCATCAAACGCCTCAACTTCTGTGCCTAACACCGGCACAAACCCCATGCTGACTTCTGACATCGGCTGCCGGCTGAAAATCGCGACTCCATTGTAGGATTTCTGCCCGTAAATGTAGAGGTGGTACCCTATATTTTCAAAGTCTGAACGAGGAAAATCTGCATCGACAACTTTAGTTTCTTGCAGACACAAAACATCTACGTTACTCACCTGTAACCAGGCAATTACTTGCTCTAATCGGCTGCGAATCGAGTTAACATTCCAAGTTGCAATTTTCATTAAGCTTGCTGCTTATTTATAAATTTTCTAATGTATTTTTATTATCCACTTAAGACAAAATACTATTTGCCAAACTTCGGTTTTTAAAATCTATACATTTAAACAAAACCCTCACTTGAAGTGAGGGTTTTATAGAATATACCATAAAAGTGGCTATTCCGATGTGTAAGTTTTAGGGACTACTCGCGTTCAAACGTATTTAAATCGTGCAAGTTAGCTCTCCAGCTTTTTGAGTAAAGCGCAAATTTTCCCGATAATCAACACGGCAGTCAATCACCGACGGCACAGATTGAGCCAAAGCTTCTTTCAGCGTTGGAATAAAGTCAGCAGTTGATTCAATTCGGTAGCCTTTTAACCCCATGCTTTCAGCGAATTTAACAAAATCAGGATTGCCAAATTTAACAAAATCTGAATGACCTAATTGATTGTGTTGCTTCCACTCAATTAAGCCATAGCCACCATCATTAAAAATGATCGTAACAAAAGCCGTGCCGACGCGCAAAGCGGTTTCCAATTCTTGGCAATTCATCATAAATCCCCCGTCCCCTGTCACAGCAACAACTTGCTGTTTGGGAGCAACTAATTTAGCAGCAATTGCGCCCGGAATTGCGATTCCCATCGCCGCGAAACCATTAGAAATCAAGCAAGTATTGGGGCGTTCGCAATGATAATGCCGCGCCATCCACATCTTGTGAGCACCCACATCACAGATGACAATATCCTCTGGACCCATTACTTGCCGCAGGTCATAAATCAGTTTTTGTGGTTTAATGGGAAAGCTATCATCGTTGGCATATTGTTCGTAATCCGCCCGAATTTCTTCTCGCAATTCCAAAGCATAAGGCTCAGGTTTGCCTTGCCGGTTTGCCCGTGCCATAACTTCTTTCAGCGAATCCGAAATATCTCCCACAACTTCAACTTTGGGAATGTAGCTGCTATCAACCTCAGCATGAATAGCCCCAATATGGATAATGGGAATTTTGCCTTCACGATTCCATTTTTTCGGGGAATATTCAATCAAATCGTAACCAATGGCAATCACTAAATCGGTATTATCAAAGCCACAACTGATGTAATCTCGCAATTGCAAGCCCACCGACCACAGCGCCAAAGGATGAGTATAAGGAATCATTCCTTTACCCATAAAAGTATTCACGACAGGAATATTTAGTTTGGTCGCAAATTCTGTAAGCGCTTCACTGGCGTTGGCTCGGATAGCTCCATTACCGACTAAAATTAAAGGATTAGTCGCTTGAGAAATCAGCTCGGCTGCCTGCTCAATACTGTTAAATGAAGCGTAAGTTTTTTCTAAGTTGCCCTTACTCAGGGGTTCGCCAAGGGCCGGCATAGCGGCAATATTTTCCGGCACATCGATATGAACAGCACCGGGTTTTTCTGATTGTGCTCGCTTAAATGCCCGTCGCACAAGTTCGGGGGTGATGCTGGGGCGAACGATCTGGGCGTTCCATTTCGTAACGGGTGCAAACATTGCCACGAGATCGAGATACTGGTGGGATTCAATGTGCATTCGATCCGTTCCCACTTGGCCGGTAATTGCCACTAAGGGAGCACCGTCGAGGTTGGCATCCGCAACGCCGGTCATCAGGTTGGTCGCACCTGGGCCAAGGGTGGAAAGACAAACGCCGGCTTGGCCGGTTAAGCGACCGTAGACATCGGCCATGAAGGCTGCGCCTTGCTCGTGGCGTGTGGTAATAAATTGAATGGAAGAATCTCTCAGCGCTTCTAAAACGTGTATATTTTCTTCCCCAGGCAACCCGAAAATATAGCGCACTCCTTCGTTTTCCAAGCAGCGCACTAGCAATTGGGCGGTGTTCATCTCGGTCATGTAACCTTACCTCAATGATGATGTCGATCTTTGTGTGAATAGGGTTTTATTCCCCTACAACAGCCTGTATTTCCGGTAATTTTGAGACTACCTTTGATGCTGATAAAATCTCAAAGCGGACGATGCCACAATCATAACCAATATCTAAAATCACGCCAGGATAGACTTCATCGCTTTCTTTAATAGCAGCTTCTCCCAGGGGGATTGTCATTGAATTAGTTTCTTAGTTATAGGCTACTTTCATGGCTAGAGTCCTCTCAAATATTTGGTGATTTGTGAAGTTTTGTACGAAGTAACCACCACACGTTGCCAGTTTCTTCTACTACAATTCGCAGGAGCATTTCCTGCTGTAAACTTGTATCGAAGTAGCGCAGCATAAATATTTGTCGCCCCGGCTCTGCTGGAACTGTAACTTCAGGTGCTTGCAGAGCACCAGATCGGCCTTTTGATGGCTAATCTAGCGATCTGCAAGGTTTTAAAGGGCGTGAGCTGTCCACCGAATCGGTTTCACCCATTCTCCTGATCACTGTGAAGGATAAATCCTCATTACTTCACCCAAACTGTTTTGATATTCACAAATTCGTGAATGCCTTGGACGCTTAATTCCCGACCATATCCAGAACGCTTGATGCCCCCAAAAGGCAGCCGAGGATCGGATTTCACCAAACCGTTGATAAATACGGCACCGGCTTCTAATTCCTCAATTAAGCGCTCGCGTTCGGCTTCATCCGATGTCCAGGCACTCGCACCCAGGCCAAAAGACGTGCTGTTAGCTAGCTCAATGGCTTCATCAATACCGGCAACCCTAAACAGTAACGCCACCGGCCCAAAAAATTCCTCTTGGTATGCCGGTGAGCCTGGTGAGAAGTCCGTCAAAATTGTGGGGGGATAGAAATTGCCCGGACGATCTGACAAGGGATGTCCCCCAGTTAATACTTTTGCCCCTTTGGCAATGGAGTTTTGTACTTGGCTGTCCAAATCTTTAAGAATGTCAGGGGTAGCCAAGGGTCCAATATCTGTTGTAGCATCCATTGGATCGCCGATTCGCAATGCTTTAAATTTCTCTACGAATCGTTGCTCAAATTCATCTGCGATGCTGTTAGCAACAATAAAGCGTTTGCCGGCAATACAAGATTGGCCATTATTCAGCAATCTTGCTGTTACCGCAGTGGCTACAGCCGCTTCGAGATCGGCGCTTTGCAGGACAATAAATGGGTCGCTGCCGCCTAATTCCAAGACAGTTTTTTTAATTTGTTTGCCGGCAGCAGCCGCTAGACTCGCACCGGCGTATTCGCTGCCGGTTAAGGTGGCTGCTTTGACGCGGTCATCAGCCATTAAGTTGGCCACTTTGTCTGAGCCAATCAGTAGGGTTTGAAAGACGCCTTCGGGAAACCCGGCTTGCAGAAAAATTTCCTCAATGGCTAAGGCGCACTGGGGGACATTGGAAGCGTGTTTAAGCAAGCCAACATTGCCGGCCATTAATGCCGGTGCAGCGAAGCGAAACACCTGCCAAAAGGGAAAATTCCAGGGCATCACGGCCAAAACGGGGCCGATTGGCTGATAGCGAACAAAACTTCGGCTGGCATCGGTTGCTGCCGGCGCATCTGCCAAAAATTCAGCAGCATTGTCGGCATAATATCGGCAGACGAGGGCGCATTTTTCCACTTCTGCGATCGCAGATTTGAGAGTTTTCCCCATTTCTAGGGTCATGATTTTGCCAAACTCTTCGCGCCGGTGTTCTAAAATATCGGCAGCAGCCTTCAGCCAGTCGGCTCTTTGCGCCATTGCTACGTGCCGGTATGCTTGGTAAGCCTGTTGAGAGCGAGCGAGTTTCGCCTCGATTTCGCTATCCGTCAGCGGCTCAAATGTTTTAAGTATTTCCCCGGTTGCAGGGTTGGTTGTTGCGATGGCCATTGCCCGATCTCCTTTTCAAACATGAACTGGGGTAGCCGGCTGCAAAACAAACATCGGCACAGCCACCCGAAGCACTTATTCTTAAATTAAGCTTGGAATCGGTCTGTTTTCTCTCAAATTTAGATATTTTAAACCTAACTCAATAAAGTAGTGTCGGCTACTATTTTCGGGTCAGTTTTAAACGTAAAAAGGCAAAAGTAAAGATTTTGATCTCTTTTGACCTTTTGCCTTTGATTTGAATTTAATTACGGATTGAGCGATTAAAGGGGAACAGCATCCGGATCGGCGCTGCGCTGATCCTGATAGGCTGTGGGATAGCGCCGGTGGTCATAGTACGCGTTCATCGGATAGCCACTAGCCTTATTTGCCACCACACCTAAAACTGGGGTGCCAGATGTGTGCAATCCGTCTAACGCTTGAGTCACCTCAGAGCGTTCTGTCTGGCCAATACCTACAACAAGCAAAATTCCATCTGTATGGCCGGCTAGCAAACTAGCATCTGCCAAACCCAGCAAAGGCGGTGCGTCATAGATAATCAAGTCAAACGCAGCTTGCCATTGCTCCATAAAACTCTGCATTTTCTTAGAGGAAAGGAGCCTCAGCGGGTCTGGGGGAATCGAGCCGGCTGTCAGGACAAACAGGTTTTCTTCCGTTGGCGACTGCTGCATCACATCTGCCGGTGCTGCGTTAGTCGTGATCGCTTCGGTTAATCCTGGGGTGTTTTTCAGGCCCATTTTGCTACTAACCTGAGGCCAGCGCAGGTCTGTATCCACCAGTAATACTCGCTGTCCCATTGCCGCCGCCGCCTGCGCTAGATTGACAGCCACCGTCGATTTACCATCTGCCGGTGCAGCAGAGCTAATAACCACAGAGCGAATGGGATTGCCCGAATTGAGGAGGCGCAAATTGGCGTTGAGAGAGCGAAAAGCCTCAATCAACGGCGAAGCGCCGGCATAGTAGAAGTCAGCTTTGGTAGCTGAATCAGCCAGTACACGAGATCGTGGAACTTCCATCGCTTGATCGCTATAAGGAATAACTCCTAACAGAGCCAATCGGGTAGTATCTTTCAATTCCTGGGGCGTGTGGAACACATTGTTGAGCCGCTCTGCAAGCAAAGCCGCGCCCAGTCCCAACAGCAAGCCTCCGATGATTCCTATACCGAAGGTCTTTGAGACACTGGGTTCAGCCGGTATTGGTTTGCCTTTCTTGTTGCGTACGAGTTTAGGTTCGGAAATCAATTCCCAAGGTACATCCTGCTTCGCTGCCTCCACCCGCAACATTTCTCGTTGTCCTAAAAGTTGGTTAAGCGTAGCAGTGGCCACTCCCAATTCCCGCTGTAGATCCGTATACTGACGGATCATGACTGGAAACTGCTGAACTTGTTGATTGAAAAAACCTTGAGCTTCGCCAATCGCTTGATTGCGTACTTTTAAAAGCTCAATTTTGTTGGCAGTATCGATCAATTGGCTAGCTAAACCTAACCGAATCGAATCTTGGAACGGCGCTCGTAATACTTCGGTATTGCTCTGCGAAATGTTTTCACCCAAAACTTCTTGGGCTTCTTGACGGATCAGAGGGAGTAAGTTTTGCTGTTGATCTCGTAACGCTTGAATGCTAGGGCTATTGTCTGTAAACCGAGCTTTCTCTGTCGCAATCTTTGTTTCTATGTCTCTCAGCTGATTGAGTAACTGCTGATAGCGCGGTGATTGCGTTAGCGCAGATGCTTTTAGCGCACTCTCCGGGTCTAGCCCAAGCCGCTGCTGCAAATTCGCGAAAAGCAATTGCTGCTGAGCCAGTGAGGTTTGGGTTTCTAAGCTATCTTCTTGGAGCGTCGTAATTTGCTCAGCCAGTTGTTCGCCTTGAACTTGAGGGTCAATCAAGTTGTACTGCTGGCGAAACTGCTGAAGTTGCTGTTGTAGCGTATCTACTCGCTGGCGCAGTTGCGGCAGTTGGTCTTCAATAAATTGAATCCCTTGTCGGCTGTCGCTCTTGCGGTCTTCCAGGCTGTACCTAAGATAACCTTGAGCCAATTGCTCTAAAACAAACTGAATTTTTTCTGGATCGGAATCTAGGTAATTGACTTTTAAAACCTTGGTTTTTTTTAATCGCTCAATCGATAAGCTTCCTTTTTGACCCATCCCACCAAACAGAGAACGGTAATCAATTTTAGGATATCGGGATTGCAACTGCTGAATAATAGGAGCCATTTGTTTGGGGCTTTGCAAAACCTCCACTTGGCTATCATAATCCAAGCCTTGTTTAGGAAGGACTGACCCCATCCCAATGGTTTGAAGTGCCGAAGAAACTCCAGAAATTTGAGATTGATCGCTAATAACCGGCTCAACTAACAGATGAAATGCCCCTTGATACTTAGGAGTCTGATTGAGAGTCCAAGCCAAGGCACCCGCCGCCACTACGGTGGTGATTCCGGCAATTAAAACGGCTCTACGACGGACAATCGTCCATATCTGTTCTAGATCCAGCTCATCGTCGTCAGGCTCTTGTAAGTCAGCGGGGTAAAACGGCTGTAGTTGCTGAAATTGGCTAGTATGACTGTGCGGCGATGATGGCTGATAATTGTGTGCGGTCTCCATCTTGACCCCTCTGTATGTTTTATTAATTCGTATCCTAGACGAAAGTCTGCATTTATGTTTTTAGAACTCAACCGAGTCCGGCTGTTTCTAAAGCAAAGATGCTGGTTGATCTCGCCCAAACTAGAACAAGACGTCGAAAATTCTGAACGCCCCGAATAGGTTAACAAACGGGCTGAGAATTGTGGTGATTGTATCTGCGGTTTTAGTAATGCTAGACCGGCCTACAACGATCACATCATTGGGGCGTAGAGCGGGATTAGTTTCCTCATTCAGCTCTTGAGAAAAGTCCACTGGCACAGTCCGGCGAGAAACAGTACCATTCGGGTTCAGGCGAACCAGTTCTACTTCTTGTCTGCGGGCTCGTATGTTATTAAAACCTCCTGCTGCCAGTAATGCTTGGTTTAAGGAAGTGTTGGGAGGCAGTGCTACCGCACCCGACTTCACTACTTCCCCTACAACATTGACTGTAATTGTTGCCGGAGAAAAACTGGCCGAGGCGACTTGGGGAGCTTCCGTTAGGTCTATATTTTCTGCGGTGGGCACAACAATGGTGTCTCCCTGATCGAGGATTACATCTTGGGTCAGATCGCCCGCTTGCAAAAGTTGCCAAAGATCTACATCAATCACTTGTTCGGTGC
This DNA window, taken from Microcoleus sp. FACHB-68, encodes the following:
- a CDS encoding SDR family oxidoreductase; protein product: MFLVTGATGGLGRRIVRVLREQQKQVRAFVRLTSRYGELEQRGADIFIGDLQRERDIQKACQGVQYVITAHGANESSGSAQAIEYRANIDLIDSAKEAGVEHFVFTSVLGVDRGYEDAPVFKAKREVEKYLQASGLNYTILRPSGFSSNLLPLAERFRQTGIYLLIGDPRNRTSIVSTDDLAKIAADSVTVEGARNQILSVGGPEILTREDVPRIFGRVFNREPIILNPPLLAFDGLRNALGFLNPQLQKSLGTLRVLLANEYFCKPEEIARLESMFDMKMESLERFIRRYMGV
- the xth gene encoding exodeoxyribonuclease III; translated protein: MKIATWNVNSIRSRLEQVIAWLQVSNVDVLCLQETKVVDADFPRSDFENIGYHLYIYGQKSYNGVAIFSRQPMSEVSMGFVPVLGTEVEAFDEQKRLIAGTLNGVRIVNVYVPNGSEVGSDKYLYKLGWLKLLREYLKRAIDSNNQLCICGDFNIALEDRDIHNPKAFKNQIMASDLERQALRAVLELGLGDAFRKFTEEAGHFSWWDYRGGGFARNRGWRIDHLYLTPALYEQSVSCTIDTSPRKLVKPSDHTPVIVEI
- a CDS encoding acetolactate synthase large subunit gives rise to the protein MNTAQLLVRCLENEGVRYIFGLPGEENIHVLEALRDSSIQFITTRHEQGAAFMADVYGRLTGQAGVCLSTLGPGATNLMTGVADANLDGAPLVAITGQVGTDRMHIESHQYLDLVAMFAPVTKWNAQIVRPSITPELVRRAFKRAQSEKPGAVHIDVPENIAAMPALGEPLSKGNLEKTYASFNSIEQAAELISQATNPLILVGNGAIRANASEALTEFATKLNIPVVNTFMGKGMIPYTHPLALWSVGLQLRDYISCGFDNTDLVIAIGYDLIEYSPKKWNREGKIPIIHIGAIHAEVDSSYIPKVEVVGDISDSLKEVMARANRQGKPEPYALELREEIRADYEQYANDDSFPIKPQKLIYDLRQVMGPEDIVICDVGAHKMWMARHYHCERPNTCLISNGFAAMGIAIPGAIAAKLVAPKQQVVAVTGDGGFMMNCQELETALRVGTAFVTIIFNDGGYGLIEWKQHNQLGHSDFVKFGNPDFVKFAESMGLKGYRIESTADFIPTLKEALAQSVPSVIDCRVDYRENLRFTQKAGELTCTI
- a CDS encoding NAD-dependent succinate-semialdehyde dehydrogenase — its product is MAIATTNPATGEILKTFEPLTDSEIEAKLARSQQAYQAYRHVAMAQRADWLKAAADILEHRREEFGKIMTLEMGKTLKSAIAEVEKCALVCRYYADNAAEFLADAPAATDASRSFVRYQPIGPVLAVMPWNFPFWQVFRFAAPALMAGNVGLLKHASNVPQCALAIEEIFLQAGFPEGVFQTLLIGSDKVANLMADDRVKAATLTGSEYAGASLAAAAGKQIKKTVLELGGSDPFIVLQSADLEAAVATAVTARLLNNGQSCIAGKRFIVANSIADEFEQRFVEKFKALRIGDPMDATTDIGPLATPDILKDLDSQVQNSIAKGAKVLTGGHPLSDRPGNFYPPTILTDFSPGSPAYQEEFFGPVALLFRVAGIDEAIELANSTSFGLGASAWTSDEAERERLIEELEAGAVFINGLVKSDPRLPFGGIKRSGYGRELSVQGIHEFVNIKTVWVK
- a CDS encoding polysaccharide biosynthesis tyrosine autokinase, which translates into the protein METAHNYQPSSPHSHTSQFQQLQPFYPADLQEPDDDELDLEQIWTIVRRRAVLIAGITTVVAAGALAWTLNQTPKYQGAFHLLVEPVISDQSQISGVSSALQTIGMGSVLPKQGLDYDSQVEVLQSPKQMAPIIQQLQSRYPKIDYRSLFGGMGQKGSLSIERLKKTKVLKVNYLDSDPEKIQFVLEQLAQGYLRYSLEDRKSDSRQGIQFIEDQLPQLRQRVDTLQQQLQQFRQQYNLIDPQVQGEQLAEQITTLQEDSLETQTSLAQQQLLFANLQQRLGLDPESALKASALTQSPRYQQLLNQLRDIETKIATEKARFTDNSPSIQALRDQQQNLLPLIRQEAQEVLGENISQSNTEVLRAPFQDSIRLGLASQLIDTANKIELLKVRNQAIGEAQGFFNQQVQQFPVMIRQYTDLQRELGVATATLNQLLGQREMLRVEAAKQDVPWELISEPKLVRNKKGKPIPAEPSVSKTFGIGIIGGLLLGLGAALLAERLNNVFHTPQELKDTTRLALLGVIPYSDQAMEVPRSRVLADSATKADFYYAGASPLIEAFRSLNANLRLLNSGNPIRSVVISSAAPADGKSTVAVNLAQAAAAMGQRVLLVDTDLRWPQVSSKMGLKNTPGLTEAITTNAAPADVMQQSPTEENLFVLTAGSIPPDPLRLLSSKKMQSFMEQWQAAFDLIIYDAPPLLGLADASLLAGHTDGILLVVGIGQTERSEVTQALDGLHTSGTPVLGVVANKASGYPMNAYYDHRRYPTAYQDQRSADPDAVPL